The genomic stretch acctatgtcatattcaacaaatttttagaatggtgcaagcgtcttaactgatgttcggtttgccttttttattgtataaatttcaagatttagtaaaagtttaatctaagaagacttaaagatgattcatttaacatcagaatctgactgacgaaggatatctgttatccgaaatatttataaataattacatttatagttcctttttatatcattggtgttgttatgtacactttttaggcgtttatataatttattttattgtgtacatgtatcgttacttatAACGATCCAGCTCCCACgtgggaaaaatcgttgactattattcagacgtttgatatatatatatatatgcagtgcaggcgatttggtgtcacgatatcacagtagcatgggttcgaatcccggcgagggaagaaccaaaaatttgcgaaagcaaatttacagatctaacattgttgagttgatgtttagacgagttgtatatacattatgtacacagccatgtatcaccatcattgatggcgatccgatggaaacatctgttgtagggttgtcactgactcagacgtacttatgaatataattattttctgtgactgtatcttacattaatttgtaagatcctttactatagataatttagctgatctgtaacaataacatcttcatgccttatatatcatgtactgcagtacgccgctagattaaaactgacgtggaaaggtaacacatgcccaccgaaagctctttttttgagagcccaggtggtcgtgtggtctagcgggacggctgcagtgcaggcgatttggtgtcacgatatcacagtagcatgggttcgaatcccggcgagggaagaaccaaaaatttgcgaaagcaaatttacagatctaacattgttgggttgatgtttagacgagttgtatatacattatgtacacagccatgtatcaccatcattgatggcgatccgatggaaacatctgttgtagggttgtcactgactcagacgtacttatgaatataattattttctgtgactgtatcttacattaatttgtaagatcctttactatagataatttagctgatctgtaacaataacatcttcatgccttatatatcatgtactgcagtacgccgctagattaaaactgacgtggaaaggtaacacatgcccaccgaaagctctttttttgagagcccaggtggtcgtgtggtctagcgggacggctgcagtgcaggcgatttggtgtcacgatatcacagtagcatgggttcgaatcccggcgagggaagaaccaaaaatttgcgaaagcaaatttacagatctaacattgttgggttgatgtttagacgagttgtatatatatatatatatatatatatatatgcattttgatTACAATCTCagcatgttttgattttttttttacaaaaactatgTGTTAACTGTAACGGATTATtccccttttttagctcacctgtgcTTTTcccatcgtcgtccgtcgtcgttgttaacttttacataaatcttctcctctgaaactacttggccaaattaatccaaacttggccacaatcatcattggggtatcttggtTATCATTTActaaaatctcctctgaaactgctgagccaaattaatccaaacttggccacaataatctttggggtatctagtttaaaaaatgtgtccggttaCCCGGCCATCaaaacaagatggccgccacggctaaaaatagaacataggggtaaaatgcagtttttggcatataactgaaaaaccaaagcatttgagcaaatctgacacgggggtaaaattgtttatcaggtcaagatctatctgccctaaaattttcagatgaatcggacaacccgttgttgggttgctgcccctgaatcggtaattttaaggaaattttgctgtttttggttattatcttgaattttattatagatagagataaactgtaaacagcaatagtgttcagcaaagtaaagatttacaaataagtcaacgtgaccgaaatggtcagttgaccactttaggagttattgccctttatagtaaatttttaaccatttttcgtaaatcttagttatcttttacaaaaatcttctcctctgaaactactctgccaaattaatccaaacttggccacaatcatctttggggtatatagtataaaaatgtgtccgattacctggccatcaaaccaagatggccgttatggctaaaaatagaacatatgggtaaaatgcagtttttggcttataactcaaaaaccaaagcattaagaggaaatctgacaagggataaaattgtttatcaggtcaagatctatctgcccagaaattttcagatgaatcggacaacccgttgttgggttgctgcccctgaattggtaattttaaggaaattttgctgtttttggttattatcttgaatattattatagatagagataaactttaaacagcaatagtgttcagcaaagtaagatttacaaataagtcaatgtaaccgaaatggtcaattgaccccctaaggagttattgtcctttatagtcaatttttaacaattttcataaaatttgtaaatttttattaacattttccactgaaactactgggccaagttcattatagatagagataattgtaagcagcaagactgtttagtaaagtaagatgtagaaacacatcaccatcaccaaaacacaattttgtcatgaatccatctgctttctttgtttaatattcacatagaccaaggtgagtgagacaggctctttagagcctctagttacttATCACTAAGTATCATAAGctttaacaataacaaaatagaaattagattaaaaaaaaagattacagtGTGTTAAAACAAAGGAAAATAGATATTTTTGTTCACAAATTATGATGTTGTAATTTGCATACAGATTAATTAACTAAATACAATGAAAACATGCAATAAGGTTTTTTTGCCAGATACAGAGCTCATGTATCAaggaaacagattttttttacattatgtttGTTATGATAAATGAACTATTTCATACTATTTGGTATATGCACTGCTTCCAATTGGCTTCGCAAGGACAGAGGGTACACTCCCAATTAGCTTCACTAAGAGGTACATGCTTCCAATTGGCTTCGCTCAGACAACCGAAAATAAATCTTCAAGTGTTGAATTGGTACGGGACTGCAAGTCTCTACTATTTCCAATGTAAGAAATGATACATAATTGCAAGTAAAATGTCgtccaaatttataaaaaaaaaaacatatcttattTAACATTCTTGATCCAGTTAACTTTCACATCTACTTTTACTCCCTATTTATAATTTCTCCTGATGGTGACattgtgaaatacaaattttctCTTCAGGCTTTAGTATACCTCTGTAGCTTTAATTCTGATGAAGATGCAATAAGAATCAAACTATGTCTATCTTATCAAATCACTGCAGCAATCCCTATAAATCATTTTATTCTGTGATTTTTCAAAACCCAACCCTTCATTCATGAATCACTTTCACATTATATCGTATTGGACttttggattgattgattgttggttgctttacgtccagtgtcatatattgcatgcatgttcaggacgaagtTTTGGATAGAAGATGAAGATGGACAAATAAACAAACGTTATCCTCTTTAGCTGATCATTACaaattaaacaaagaaaaatctTATCTTGCAGGTTCCTTTAactaatatttatatatgttagatttcaaaatatcatttaaaaaattgaaatggtTGTCCGAGGGGAGGGGGCTTTTTTGGAATCACATAGAAATGTTGAATAATCTTGTCAATTAACAAACTAAAATATGGCACAtcagataaaataaaaaggtTGGTAATAAAACTACATAAAATTACATAAACGAATAATCATTACAACTGTATGATACTACCTATATACCCTATTAACAAAGGGAGCATTACACACTAAAGATTCAACGAAAGCAAGCCAGAAATCTTATTTGTCCATTTTTAGTTGCTTCAGAGAAAAAACAATATGTTCAGTTTTGTGTTGATTTACAAACTGTAAGCATATTTAATTTGAACTCATATATGCAATTATATCTGTCAAACCGGCCTCTAGTCTTGAGTTCATTCAGGATAAACCTCATGATCATCAGCAGAGGAATATAAGTTCATATTGTGACTTCTGACGATTTCATCAataggtttaaaaaaaaccaatacagtACATTTACTATCATCATAGAGAGCCTTGTGGTAATCCTAATAGAGAGCCTTGTGGTAATCATTATAGAGAGCCTTGTGGTAATCCTAATAGAGAGCCTTGTGGTAATCCTAATAGAGAGCCTTGTGGTAATCCTAATAGAGAGCCTTGTGGTAATCCTTATAGAGAGCTTTGTGGTAATCCTAATAGAGAGCCTTGTGGTAATCCTAATAGAGAGCCTTGTGGTAATCCTAATAGAGAGCCTTGTGGTAATTCTCATAGAGAGTCTTGTGGTAATCCTAATAGAGAGCCTTGTGGTAATCCTAATAGAGAGCCTTGTGGTATTAATCCTAATAGAGAGCCTTGTGGTAATCCTAATAGAGCCTTGTGGTATTAATCCTAATAGAGAGCCTTGTGGTAATCCTCATAGAGAGCCTTGTGGTAATCCTTATAGAGGGCCTTGTGGTAATCCTTATAGAGAGCCTTGTGGTAATACTAATAGAGAGCCTTGTGGTAATCCTTATAGAGAGTCTTGTGGTAATCCTAATAGAGAGCCTTGTAGTAATCCTTATAGAGAGTCTTGTGGTAATCCTTATAGAGAGCCTTGTGGTATAAATCCTAATAGAGAGCCTTGTGGTATTAATCCTAATAGAGAGCCTTGTGGCAATCCTAATAGAGAGCCTTGTGGCAATCCTCATAGAGAGTCTTGTTGTAATCATAATAGAGAGCCTTGTGGTAATCCTAATAGAGAGCCTTGTGGTTTTAATCCTAATAGAGAGCCTTGTGGTAATCCTAATAGAACCTTGTGGTATTAATCCTAATAGAGAGCCTTGTGGAAATCCTTATAGAGAGCCTTGTGGTATTAATCCTAATAGAGAGCCTTGTGGTAATCCTAATAGAGAGCCTTGTGGTAATCCTTATAGAGGGCCTTGTGGTAATCCTTATAGAGAGCCTTGTGGTATTAATACTAATAGAGAGCCTTGTGGTAATCCTTATAGAGAGCCTTGTGGTAATCCTCATAGAGAGTCTTGTGGTAATCCTAATAGAGAGCCTTGTGGTAATCCTCATAGAGAGCCTTGTGGTATTAATCCTAATAGGGAGCCTTGTGGTTATCCTAATAGAGAGCCTTGTGGTATTAATCCTAATAGAGAGCCTTGTGGTAATCCTCATAGAGAGCCTTGTGATAATCCTCATAGAGAGCCTTGTGGTATTAATCCTAATAGAGAGCCTGGTGGTAATCCTAATAGAGAGCCTTGTGGTATTAATCCTAATAGAGAGCCTTGTGGTAATCCTAATAGAGAGCCTTGTGGTATTAATCCTAATAGAGAGCCTTGTGGTATTAATCCTAATAGAGAGCCTTGTGGTAATCCTTATAGAGAGCCTTGTGGTATTAATCCTAATAGAGAGCCTTGTGGTAATCCTCATAGAGAGCCTTGTGGTAATCCTTATACAGAGTCTTGTGGTAATCCTTATAGAGAGCCTTGTGGTATTAATTCTTATAGAGAGCCTTGTGGTATTAATCCTAATAGAGAGCCTTGTGGTAATCCTTATAGAGAGCCTTGTGGTATTAATCCTAATAGAGAGCCTTGTGGTATTAATCCTAATAGAGAGTCTTGTGGTAATCTTAATAAAGAGCCTTGTGGTAATCCTTATAGAGAGCCTTGTGGTATTAATCCTAATAGAGAGCCTTGTGGTATTAATCCTAATAGAGAGTCTTGTGGTAATCCTAATAGAGAGCCTTGTGGAAATCCTTATAGAGAGCCTTGTGGTATTAATCCTAATAGAGAGCCTTGTGGTATTAATCCTAATAGGGAGCCTTGTGGTAATCCTTATAGAGAGTCTTGTGGTAATCCTAATAGAGAGCCTTGTGGTAATCCTTATAGAGAGTTGTGGTGATACCAATAGAGAGCCTTGTGGTAATCCTCATAGAAAGCCTTGTGGTAATCCTAATAGAGAGCCTTGTGGTAATCCTAATAGAGAGACTTGTGGAAATCCTAATAGAGAGTCTTGTGGTAATCCTAATAGAGAGCCTTATGGTAATCCTAATAGAGAGCCTTGTGGTAATCCTAATAGAGAGCCTTGTGGTAATCCTTATAGAGAGCCTTGTGGTATTAATCCTAATAGAGAGCCTTGTGGTATTAATCCTAATAGAGAGCCTTGTGGTATAAATCCTTATAGAGAGCCTTGTGGTATTAATTCTAATAGAGAGCCTTGTGGCATTAATCCTAATAGAGAGCCTTGTGGTATAAATCCCAATAGAGAGCCTTGTGGTAATCCTAATAGAGAGCCTTGTGGTAATCCTCATAGAGAGCCTTGTGGCAATCCTAATAAAGAGCCTTGTGGTATTCCTAATAGAGAGCCTTGTGGTAATCCTCATAGAGAGCTTTGTGGTAATCCTCATAGAGAGCTTTTTGGTATTAATCCTAATAGAGAGCCTTGTGGTAATCCTCATAGAGTGCCTTGTGGTATTAATCCTAATAGAGAGCCTTGTGGTAATCCTAATAGAGAGCCTTGTGGTAATCCTAATAGAGAGCCTTGTGGTAATCCTAATAGAGAGCCTTGTGGTATTAATCCTAATAGAGAGCCTTGTGGTAATCATAATAGAGAGCCTTGTGGTAATCCTAATACAGAGCCTTGTGGTAATCCTCATAGAGAGCCTTGTGGTCATCCTAATAGAGAGCCTTGTGGTATTAATCCTAATAGAGAGCCTTGTGGTAATCCTAATAGAGAGCCTTGTGGTAATTCTAATAGAGAGCCTTGTGGTATTAATCCTAATAGAGAGCCTTGTGGTAATCCTTATAGAGAGCCTTGTGGTAATCTTAACAGAGAGCCTTGTGATTAGTTATGTTCAGTTGCTTCAGTAAAATCTTGTCAATGAAATGGCATTATCAGATATCAGCTGGTCAATAACTTCAAATGCAGCATATAAGTCTATAACATTACAAGAATAGCACAACAGTTGTTATCAAGTGCTAGCTCAATGTGGTGAACTTTATTGAAAGCTGTGTTCTTTGAATGACAACATGCACGGTAGGCTAACTGTATGTCAAAATTAAGATAAGACAAAATTTATTGGAATTCTTTTATGTAGCCACAGTAATGATGGTAATGATAGGCTGAAAAAGAATTAAGACACTTTCAATTTTTCTGGCATATTACATAAGCGGGAGGATTAGTTAGCCATAACACCAGGTTCCACCcataattatttcttaaaatgtcctgtacctagtcaggaatatggcagttgataTCAAATAGTCAGAttctatgtatgtttgattttgttgcacttcatCCTTCTGTTGTTCTGCTGATATGCTTTTTTTGTAACCCATATTCGTTTTCTCTCCGTCAATTtctgacttttgaacagcggtattatACTAATGtctttattttagatatttaaattgGGAATTACAAAAAAAGATTGAGTTTTAATCAAATACTCTTAAAGTGATCCATATTATACATATTGAACATCAGGTTTTTTTAACCAAGAAAAAAccttaaccaaataaacaaacttTGGATAACAAAAGAAAGAGACACTTCTTTAAATAATCTGTTATGCCTTCCTTAATCTTGACACATCCTTTCAAAAAACATAAGTTTGTAAGAAGATTATAAAAACCCTGATTATGTACATGACCTTTAAATACAAActgttatttaagaattgaatgcttctttttgtaacttcattggggcacggtcaatgcttttacaaccctatgaagttacaaaagcattcaatacttataattacattttttagcaaggatcatgaaaacacgatttttatcaagtttttaattaatttacctgtgcacttcaTTGTGGGAcctgtgtcatcatgaatgataaatttgattgtgtaatgaagttgctTAAGGAATAATGTGAGactgcagtgtagccaatcagaataatgttttataatgaaacatacatctaatgttattataaatCTTTGTAACTGCTTTTTTCTTACCTTAAAAGCCAATGCCAATGGCCATTTCCAACATGAATCCTTATGGACAAGCTGTAATGCTGTACCCTGGAATATGAAATGTCTTGGTCAATCAAAATTGTTTATAATACCTCTGTTGGTATATTTATGTACGTTTTATAGAAATAGGtgatttctaatatttcaaggtAAAAGGAGGAACACATCAATGTGACAACATCCCAACAACACAACACATAACATATATGTTATCAATTGTAATCtttaaaacatttactttaaGTATAGtcaaaaaataatactgaaataaaaacaagattGCTATGCAGTGGTGAAACGTCCTCTGCTCTGTATAAGTGAGGAACTCAATTGTATCACAATGTGTAATTGTGGTACAATAGACAATTATGGTTAAATTCATGTAAAAATGGTTGGATCAAAATGGTGATCAACCTCGCACCATGGCAGACTTTCCTACCAAATTTGAGAGCTGTCTATCAAATGGTCCCAGGTGTTGCATTCACAAGGTGATACTATAACAATACTCTTTCTTACCTTAAAAGTCAGCTTTAATGGCTATTTAAAACATCTCCATACTGACAAATTATAATAAATGCTGGCCTAAAATGTAAATTGATAAgtcatttgaaattgtaaaaaaaaaatcagtgttcAAATATTGAAGGTATATTAtaagtgatatagatacaatggataagcgttgattcttgaaaaagaaaccatgagcccggagggcgaatggtttgtttttcatgaatcaacgcttatccattgtatctat from Mytilus edulis chromosome 7, xbMytEdul2.2, whole genome shotgun sequence encodes the following:
- the LOC139483437 gene encoding uncharacterized protein, coding for MCEQGHIDETTFKYLKPEKSKPGRFYLLPKIHKVNNPGRPIVSANDHPTEKISEFIDFHLRPHVENLPSYIQDTTHYLKKMESLNPLPPETILVSLDVTSLYTNIPHDDGIEACREVWNSRNTLHPPTECLIQLLTLVLKCNNFTFNGEHFLQVNGTAMGTKMAPSYANIFMGKLEQRILNSFLYQPLSWFRFIDDIDMKWDNTEQELDLFIQHANNAHPSKKFTYEISDSKITFLDTTTQVRDGNIFTDLEPCGNPNREPCGNHYREPCGNPNREPCGNPNREPCGNPNREPCGNPYRELCGNPNREPCGNPNREPCGNPNREPCGNSHRESCGNPNREPCGNPNREPCGINPNREPCEPCGINPNREPCGNPYREPCGINPNREPCGNPNREPCGNPYRGPCGNPYREPCGINTNREPCGNPYREPCGNPHRESCGNPNREPCGNPHREPCGINPNREPCGYPNREPCGINPNREPCGNPHREPCDNPHREPCGINPNREPGGNPNREPCGINPNREPCGNPNREPCGINPNREPCGINPNREPCGNPYREPCGINPNREPCGNPHREPCGNPYTESCGNPYREPCGINSYREPCGINPNREPCGNPYREPCGINPNREPCGINPNRESCGNLNKEPCGNPYREPCGINPNREPCGINPNRESCGNPNREPCGNPYREPCGINPNREPCGINPNREPCGNPYRESCESCGDTNREPCGNPHRKPCGNPNREPCGNPNRETCGNPNRESCGNPNREPYGNPNREPCGNPNREPCGNPYREPCGINPNREPCGINPNREPCGINPYREPCGINSNREPCGINPNREPCGINPNREPCGNPNREPCGNPHREPCGNPNKEPCGIPNREPCGNPHRELCGNPHRELFGINPNREPCGNPHRVPCGINPNREPCGNPNREPCGNPNREPCGNPNREPCGINPNREPCGNHNREPCGNPNTEPCGNPHREPCGHPNREPCGINPNREPCGNPNREPCGNSNREPCGINPNREPCGNPYREPCGNLNREPCD